The proteins below are encoded in one region of Campylobacter showae CSUNSWCD:
- the purL gene encoding phosphoribosylformylglycinamidine synthase subunit PurL encodes MDKATVKAHKISDQEYEEILKILGREPNLLELGIFSAMWSEHCSYKSSKKYLNGFPTKAPWVIQGPGENAGVIDVGGGVAAVFKMESHNHPSFIEPFQGAATGVGGILRDVFTMGARVVANMNSLRFGEVRGESKNAKKQRYLLKGAVAGIAHYGNCMGIPTIGGETTFDPSFNGNILVNAFALGLCKSDEIFYGRAEGVGNPVIYVGSKTGRDGLGGAVMASDSFNDANKSLRPTVQVGDPFAEKLLMEACLELFKTDYVVGIQDMGAAGLTSSSFEMAGRSGSGMKMYLDRVPMRETGMTPYELMLSESQERMLICAKKGCEQKILEIFKKWDLDAEIIGEVTDSGVMELYWHGELAGEIPIAPLSEASPVLDRPTARPKYLDEIKNLQIPESADNKTAFWKLLGEPEVLNKSLIYDQYDANIQTNTIKQPGLLGAAVIRVKETGRAIAMAAQCDPRANFVGPKIGAARAVAAAGRKVAMSGATPLAITDCLNYGNPQNPEVMWQFAQGCEGIKEACRKLNTPVVSGNVSLYNDTEGVSVYPTPAIVTVGVNEDANASLPSVFMRAGTAIYVLGETKGEFAASLYAKALFDAVGGELSAVDYKKERALWDLVIEANKSGALEFANSVGVGGVAITLAKMACLSGLGAECKFDVKKPSFIFDESFSRAIVGVKDEAKFEALAAKHGVKFEKIGSVGGDKFKLNDIEEKLSDVSEVYFNKFAAIIRQED; translated from the coding sequence ATGGACAAAGCTACCGTAAAAGCGCACAAAATCAGCGACCAAGAGTACGAAGAGATCCTAAAGATCCTAGGCAGAGAGCCAAATTTGCTCGAGCTTGGGATATTTTCCGCGATGTGGAGCGAGCACTGCAGCTACAAGTCGAGTAAAAAGTACCTAAACGGCTTCCCGACCAAAGCTCCGTGGGTGATCCAAGGCCCGGGCGAGAACGCGGGCGTCATCGACGTCGGAGGCGGCGTCGCGGCGGTGTTTAAGATGGAGAGCCACAATCACCCAAGCTTCATCGAGCCTTTTCAGGGCGCGGCGACGGGCGTGGGCGGGATACTGCGCGACGTATTTACGATGGGCGCGAGGGTCGTGGCGAATATGAACTCGCTACGCTTCGGCGAGGTGAGGGGCGAGAGCAAAAATGCGAAAAAACAGCGCTACCTGCTAAAAGGCGCGGTCGCAGGTATCGCTCACTACGGCAACTGTATGGGCATCCCTACTATCGGCGGCGAGACGACGTTTGATCCTAGCTTTAACGGCAATATCCTAGTAAACGCATTTGCGCTTGGGCTTTGCAAGAGTGACGAGATATTTTACGGCAGAGCCGAAGGCGTCGGCAATCCCGTGATCTACGTGGGTTCAAAAACGGGCCGCGACGGGCTCGGAGGCGCTGTGATGGCGAGCGATAGCTTTAACGACGCGAACAAATCCCTGCGTCCGACCGTGCAGGTGGGCGATCCGTTTGCTGAAAAGCTACTGATGGAGGCATGCTTGGAGCTATTTAAAACCGACTACGTCGTGGGTATCCAGGATATGGGCGCGGCAGGGCTAACGTCTAGTAGCTTTGAGATGGCCGGACGCAGTGGTAGCGGTATGAAGATGTATCTAGACCGCGTACCTATGCGCGAAACCGGCATGACGCCTTATGAGCTAATGCTGAGCGAATCTCAGGAGCGTATGCTCATCTGCGCCAAAAAAGGCTGTGAGCAAAAGATACTCGAGATATTTAAAAAATGGGACCTCGACGCCGAGATCATCGGCGAGGTCACAGACAGCGGCGTGATGGAGCTTTATTGGCACGGCGAGCTAGCTGGCGAGATACCGATAGCGCCGCTTAGCGAAGCCTCTCCGGTGCTTGACCGACCGACTGCGCGCCCAAAATACCTAGACGAGATCAAAAATTTGCAAATCCCGGAGAGTGCGGATAATAAAACCGCGTTTTGGAAGTTGCTTGGCGAGCCAGAGGTGCTAAACAAGTCGCTGATCTACGATCAATACGACGCAAATATCCAAACAAACACCATCAAGCAGCCCGGACTCCTCGGAGCTGCGGTTATCCGCGTGAAAGAAACGGGCAGGGCGATCGCGATGGCGGCACAGTGCGACCCGAGGGCAAATTTCGTTGGTCCCAAAATCGGTGCGGCTAGAGCGGTCGCGGCGGCTGGACGAAAGGTCGCGATGAGCGGAGCGACGCCTCTAGCTATCACCGACTGCCTAAACTACGGCAATCCGCAAAACCCAGAGGTCATGTGGCAGTTCGCACAGGGATGCGAAGGCATCAAAGAGGCTTGTCGCAAACTAAATACGCCGGTCGTCAGCGGCAACGTGAGCCTATATAACGACACCGAGGGCGTGAGCGTCTATCCGACGCCCGCGATCGTGACGGTGGGCGTGAACGAGGACGCAAACGCAAGCCTTCCGAGCGTCTTTATGCGCGCCGGTACGGCGATATACGTGCTTGGGGAGACGAAGGGCGAATTTGCCGCGTCGCTTTACGCTAAGGCGCTATTTGACGCGGTGGGCGGCGAGCTATCCGCGGTGGACTATAAAAAAGAGCGCGCGCTATGGGATTTGGTCATCGAGGCAAACAAATCGGGCGCGCTAGAGTTTGCAAACAGCGTAGGCGTGGGCGGCGTAGCGATAACGCTAGCAAAAATGGCGTGCCTAAGCGGACTTGGCGCGGAGTGCAAATTTGACGTTAAAAAGCCGAGTTTCATCTTTGACGAGAGCTTTTCGCGCGCGATCGTCGGCGTAAAAGACGAGGCTAAATTTGAAGCTCTAGCTGCAAAGCACGGCGTCAAATTTGAAAAAATCGGCAGCGTAGGCGGAGATAAATTTAAGCTAAACGATATCGAAGAAAAGCTAAGCGATGTGAGCGAGGTTTATTTTAATAAATTTGCCGCAATCATCCGCCAAGAGGACTAA